CGGTTATTAGTTTTGAACATTTCAATGCTTAAATCTCCTGTTCTAATACTGATGTAAAGATGCGGAAAAAGCACATACCACACATCCGTATAAATACTGAATTTAACGATACCGTATTTCTACGGACTGTAATTTTTGCTGAAAGACTTCTGTTACCAATTTCAAAACCGTTTATAAGACCCTTCATTTAATTAATACGGATTCCATTTTTTAACAATCTGAACAGCGGTATGGATCATTTCCGGATCCCAGCCGTCCATCTTAAAATAATTGAATGCATAATTCGTGATCGTTTCGGGATCCTGAGCCTCAAATAAAAGCTTATTCAGATTTTTCTGGTCCTCAAAGAGCAGAAGGTTCTCCAGCGGATCCGTAAGAGTAGTATTTTTCTTTTTCCACTGATGCTGTACATCTTCTTTAGGCTCTGAATTATTTACGATCTGTCTTACTTTTTTAAAATCGCTTAAAAAACTCAGTTTATCAGATTCGGTTCTTACCGTATGCCCCAACCTTTCGATGATGATATATTTCAAACAGCTGCATCTTGATATGACCTCGGGCAGAATATCAAATAATTCCTGCGGAATATCACTGTCATGGGTATCTCTCCGGATCTTCCTGTCCTTGGTATAGATACTGTTTTCCCAGCTCCCGCCGGACAGGTGGATTTCCTGTACCTTCTCCAAGGGATAAAGATCAACCAGGTCCATGATCTCTATATTGAAATTTGAAGCCTGGCAATATATATTATGAAGGTCTAAAATCAGGAACCCGTTGATATCTTCAATTAACCGGTTCAGAAACACGCCCTGTTCTCTGACATCGTCAGGCGAAAAAGAAAAGGCAAGATTCTCAATGCCTATCGGAACTTCCACAACATCCTGAATGCGGAGAAGCCGGTCTTTCCCTATTTTTAAAATTTCAGGATGCAGGGGTACGGGTAACGGCACTCCCTGATGGAAGTTTTCCGTATTCATAAAGCCAAAATGTTCGGTAATATGATTGTAGCTGCGTCTCTCAGCTTCAACTTTAAGTTTCTGAAGCCATCCGGCCTGCCGTTCAGTCCATCTCGCATCAAATAACGAGTAATAGACGCCATGGCCCAGCAGCCTTTGGCTATCGGAATAAAAATCAAGCAGGTCACTGAGCCACTTTGGTTCATCAGTATCATAAAAGGTATC
The sequence above is a segment of the Chryseobacterium sp. JJR-5R genome. Coding sequences within it:
- a CDS encoding DUF692 family multinuclear iron-containing protein — encoded protein: MKAQPLLGVSMMAETGFVSAILPLLEGNEIDVMEWSFDTFYDTDEPKWLSDLLDFYSDSQRLLGHGVYYSLFDARWTERQAGWLQKLKVEAERRSYNHITEHFGFMNTENFHQGVPLPVPLHPEILKIGKDRLLRIQDVVEVPIGIENLAFSFSPDDVREQGVFLNRLIEDINGFLILDLHNIYCQASNFNIEIMDLVDLYPLEKVQEIHLSGGSWENSIYTKDRKIRRDTHDSDIPQELFDILPEVISRCSCLKYIIIERLGHTVRTESDKLSFLSDFKKVRQIVNNSEPKEDVQHQWKKKNTTLTDPLENLLLFEDQKNLNKLLFEAQDPETITNYAFNYFKMDGWDPEMIHTAVQIVKKWNPY